The proteins below come from a single Parageobacillus toebii NBRC 107807 genomic window:
- a CDS encoding 2-oxoacid:ferredoxin oxidoreductase subunit beta — MATFKDFRNDVKPNWCPGCGDFSVQAAIQRAAANVGLEPHQLAVISGIGCSGRISGYIHSYGFHGTHGRALPLAQGVKMANRDLTVIAAGGDGDGFAIGMGHTIHAIRRNIDITYIVMDNQIYGLTKGQTSPRSDVGFKTKSTPQGSVEPALSIMEIALSAGATFVAQSFSSDLKELTSLIEEGIKHKGFSLINVFSPCVTYNKVNTYDWFKENLVKVSEIEGYDPSDRTMAMQTVMKYKGLVTGLIYQNKEQKSYQELLHGYSETPLTEADLQLSKEKFDELISEFM; from the coding sequence ATGGCGACGTTTAAAGACTTTCGTAACGATGTAAAACCGAACTGGTGTCCAGGGTGTGGCGATTTCTCCGTTCAAGCTGCCATTCAGCGCGCTGCGGCAAACGTCGGGCTTGAACCCCATCAATTAGCGGTTATTTCTGGAATCGGCTGCTCGGGACGTATTTCCGGTTATATTCATTCGTACGGCTTTCACGGCACCCATGGCCGCGCGTTGCCGCTCGCCCAAGGAGTGAAAATGGCGAACCGTGATTTAACGGTCATTGCCGCAGGTGGCGATGGAGACGGATTTGCGATCGGCATGGGTCATACCATTCATGCGATTCGCCGCAACATCGATATTACGTATATTGTTATGGACAACCAAATTTACGGCTTAACAAAAGGGCAAACATCGCCGCGCAGCGATGTCGGCTTTAAAACGAAAAGCACTCCGCAAGGTTCGGTCGAACCGGCTCTTTCGATTATGGAAATTGCGCTAAGCGCTGGCGCAACGTTCGTAGCGCAAAGCTTCTCAAGCGATTTAAAAGAATTAACGAGCTTAATTGAAGAGGGGATTAAACATAAAGGGTTCTCGCTTATTAACGTATTCAGTCCATGTGTCACATATAATAAGGTAAACACATACGACTGGTTTAAAGAAAATCTTGTGAAAGTAAGCGAGATTGAGGGATATGATCCATCGGACCGCACCATGGCAATGCAAACGGTAATGAAATATAAAGGATTAGTAACAGGGCTGATTTATCAAAATAAAGAACAAAAATCGTATCAAGAACTGCTTCACGGTTATAGCGAAACACCGCTTACGGAGGCAGATCTTCAACTAAGCAAAGAAAAATTCGATGAATTAATTTCTGAATTTATGTAA
- the miaB gene encoding tRNA (N6-isopentenyl adenosine(37)-C2)-methylthiotransferase MiaB gives MNEKQRLEQTGQIQTADHPTDKKSALDALKKKTSKDYEKYFTSVFIPPNLKEAKKRGKEEVKYVKDFTIPEQFRGMGEGRKFYIRTYGCQMNEHDTEVMAGIFMALGYEPTDRPEDANVILLNTCAIRENAENKVFGEIGHLKPLKQNNPDLLLGVCGCMSQEESVVNKILKQYQYVDMIFGTHNIHRLPYILHEAYMSKEMVVEVWSKEGDVIENLPKARRGNIKAWVNIMYGCDKFCTYCIVPYTRGKERSRRPEDIIQEVRHLAAQGYKEITLLGQNVNAYGKDFTDMKYGLGDLMDELRKIDIPRIRFTTSHPRDFDDRLIEVLAKRGNLVEHIHLPVQSGSTEILKLMGRKYTREEYLELVRKIKEAIPDVALTTDIIVGFPNETEEQFEETLSLYREVEFDSAYTFIYSPREGTPAAKMVDNVPMEVKKERLQRLNALVNEISARKMKEYEGKVVEVLVEGESKNNPDVLAGYTRKNKLVNFIGPKSAIGKLVKVRITEAKTWTLNGEMVEEAIEVK, from the coding sequence ATGAACGAAAAACAACGTTTAGAACAAACAGGACAAATTCAAACAGCTGATCATCCAACGGACAAAAAATCCGCTTTGGATGCGTTAAAGAAAAAAACGAGCAAAGATTACGAAAAATATTTTACTAGCGTATTTATTCCGCCAAATTTAAAAGAAGCGAAAAAACGCGGAAAAGAAGAAGTAAAATATGTTAAAGACTTCACTATACCGGAGCAATTCCGCGGCATGGGCGAAGGCCGCAAGTTTTATATTCGCACGTATGGCTGTCAAATGAACGAACATGATACCGAAGTAATGGCAGGAATTTTTATGGCGCTCGGATATGAGCCGACTGACCGCCCGGAAGATGCGAATGTCATTTTATTGAATACGTGCGCGATCCGCGAAAACGCGGAAAACAAAGTGTTTGGCGAGATCGGCCACTTAAAGCCGCTGAAGCAAAACAATCCGGATTTGCTTCTTGGGGTATGCGGCTGTATGTCGCAAGAAGAATCGGTCGTCAATAAAATTTTGAAACAATATCAATACGTTGACATGATTTTCGGTACGCATAACATTCATCGCCTTCCATACATTTTACATGAAGCATACATGTCAAAAGAAATGGTTGTGGAAGTTTGGTCAAAAGAAGGCGATGTGATCGAAAATCTTCCAAAAGCGCGCAGAGGCAACATTAAAGCATGGGTAAACATTATGTACGGCTGCGATAAGTTCTGTACGTACTGTATCGTTCCGTATACGCGCGGGAAAGAACGAAGCCGTCGTCCGGAAGACATTATTCAAGAAGTGCGCCATCTCGCCGCCCAAGGATATAAAGAAATTACGCTTCTTGGCCAAAACGTCAACGCCTACGGGAAAGATTTCACCGATATGAAATACGGTCTTGGCGACTTGATGGACGAACTTCGTAAAATTGATATTCCGCGCATTCGCTTTACGACTAGCCATCCGCGCGATTTTGACGATCGTTTAATCGAAGTGCTCGCCAAACGCGGCAATCTAGTCGAGCATATTCACCTTCCAGTGCAATCCGGCAGCACGGAAATATTGAAATTGATGGGCCGGAAATATACGCGTGAGGAATATTTAGAGCTTGTTCGCAAAATTAAAGAAGCGATTCCAGACGTTGCGTTAACAACGGATATTATTGTCGGCTTCCCGAACGAGACGGAAGAGCAGTTTGAAGAAACGCTGTCGCTCTACCGCGAAGTCGAATTTGATTCTGCATACACGTTCATTTATTCACCACGTGAAGGCACACCGGCGGCAAAAATGGTTGATAATGTACCGATGGAAGTGAAAAAAGAACGCTTGCAGCGGCTAAACGCGCTTGTCAATGAAATTTCAGCGCGAAAAATGAAGGAATATGAAGGGAAAGTTGTCGAAGTATTAGTTGAAGGCGAGAGCAAAAACAACCCGGATGTCCTTGCTGGATACACGCGGAAAAACAAGCTTGTCAACTTCATCGGTCCGAAATCGGCGATTGGCAAACTTGTCAAAGTGCGGATTACCGAAGCGAAAACATGGACATTAAACGGGGAAATGGTAGAAGAAGCGATCGAGGTGAAATGA
- a CDS encoding RicAFT regulatory complex protein RicA family protein encodes MAKYTRDEILAQAKELAKMIAETEEVDFFKRAEEKIHQNEKVRAMIEQIKSLQKQAVNLKHYGKYEALKKVEAQIDAIYEELSQIPIVSEFQQSQTEVNDLLQLVASTISNTVTDEIIASTGGNVLRGETGAQIRCSGNGDCGCH; translated from the coding sequence ATGGCAAAATATACACGTGATGAGATTTTAGCCCAGGCGAAAGAACTCGCCAAAATGATTGCCGAGACAGAAGAAGTTGATTTTTTTAAACGCGCGGAAGAAAAAATACACCAAAACGAAAAAGTGCGCGCGATGATCGAGCAAATTAAATCATTGCAAAAACAAGCAGTCAACTTAAAACATTACGGGAAATATGAAGCGCTGAAAAAAGTAGAAGCACAAATTGATGCGATTTACGAAGAGCTTTCGCAAATTCCGATCGTTAGCGAATTCCAGCAATCGCAAACGGAAGTGAACGACCTGCTCCAATTAGTCGCTTCTACCATCTCCAATACGGTGACCGATGAGATTATCGCATCAACAGGCGGCAACGTGTTGCGCGGGGAGACAGGTGCGCAAATACGCTGTAGTGGAAACGGCGACTGCGGCTGTCATTAA
- a CDS encoding 2-oxoacid:acceptor oxidoreductase subunit alpha, producing MISQLSWKVGGQQGEGIESTGEIFSIALNRLGYYLYGYRHFSSRIKGGHTNNKIRVSTTPIRSIADDLDILVAFDQESIDFNFHELRDGGIVIADAKFNPTIPEGQNVTLYAVPFTDIATNLGTSLMKNMVAVGASSAVLGLDINVYQEVVQEIFGRKGQQVVEKNMEAIRAGAQYMKEQLGDHVQTMKLEKADGKKRMFMIGNDALALGALAGGARFMAAYPITPASEIMEYLIKKLPELGGAVIQTEDEIAACTMAIGANYAGVRAFTASAGPGLSLMMESIGLAGMTETPLVIVDTQRGGPSTGLPTKQEQSDLMAMIYGTHGEIPKIVMAPSTVQEAFYDMVEAFNLAEEYQCPVIVLSDLQLSLGKQTVEPLEYDKIEIRRGKLVKEELPPLEKKDNFKRYEITEDGISPRVIPGTPNGIHHVTGVEHAETGRPSEVAANRNAQMDKRLRKLKHIRFNTPVHKNVKHDEADLLIVGFISTRGAIEEAIDRLEQDGVKVNHAHIRLLHPFPTEKVLPLVESAKKVVVVEQNATGQLANILKMNVGHAEKISSVLKYDGNPFLPNEVYTKCKELL from the coding sequence ATGATTAGTCAACTTTCATGGAAAGTTGGAGGACAGCAGGGAGAAGGAATTGAAAGTACCGGTGAAATCTTCTCCATTGCACTAAATCGTCTAGGATATTATTTATATGGGTATCGTCATTTTTCTTCGCGGATTAAAGGCGGTCATACGAATAACAAAATTCGTGTAAGTACAACACCAATTCGTTCGATTGCCGATGATCTTGATATATTAGTGGCGTTTGACCAAGAATCGATTGACTTTAATTTTCATGAACTTCGTGATGGCGGCATCGTGATCGCTGATGCGAAGTTTAACCCAACGATTCCGGAAGGTCAAAATGTAACGTTATATGCAGTTCCGTTTACAGATATCGCGACAAATTTAGGAACATCGCTTATGAAAAACATGGTCGCTGTTGGTGCGTCAAGTGCAGTTCTTGGCCTTGATATTAACGTATATCAAGAAGTGGTACAAGAAATTTTCGGAAGAAAAGGCCAGCAAGTTGTCGAAAAGAACATGGAAGCGATCCGAGCAGGCGCTCAGTATATGAAAGAACAGCTTGGCGATCATGTTCAAACAATGAAACTAGAAAAAGCGGATGGGAAAAAGCGGATGTTCATGATCGGCAACGATGCGCTTGCATTAGGCGCATTAGCCGGCGGTGCGCGTTTTATGGCGGCATATCCGATTACTCCGGCTTCGGAAATTATGGAATATTTAATTAAAAAACTTCCGGAACTAGGAGGAGCTGTCATTCAAACGGAAGATGAAATCGCCGCATGTACAATGGCGATTGGTGCCAACTATGCCGGCGTGAGGGCATTCACCGCATCAGCAGGTCCAGGTCTTTCTCTTATGATGGAGTCGATCGGGCTTGCTGGAATGACAGAAACACCGCTTGTCATCGTTGATACACAACGTGGCGGTCCAAGTACAGGATTGCCGACAAAACAAGAACAATCTGACTTAATGGCCATGATTTACGGAACGCATGGTGAAATTCCAAAAATTGTTATGGCGCCAAGCACAGTGCAAGAAGCATTTTACGATATGGTGGAAGCATTCAACCTTGCCGAAGAATATCAATGCCCGGTGATCGTTTTATCTGATTTGCAACTTTCCCTTGGCAAACAAACGGTTGAACCATTAGAGTACGATAAAATCGAAATTCGCCGCGGCAAACTGGTAAAAGAAGAACTCCCGCCGTTGGAGAAAAAAGATAATTTTAAACGTTACGAAATTACCGAAGATGGCATTTCTCCGCGCGTAATTCCGGGAACACCAAACGGCATCCACCATGTAACAGGAGTAGAACACGCGGAAACAGGAAGACCGTCTGAAGTTGCGGCAAATCGGAATGCACAGATGGATAAACGTCTGCGCAAATTAAAACACATTCGCTTCAACACACCAGTTCATAAAAATGTTAAACACGATGAAGCGGATTTGTTAATTGTTGGTTTTATTTCTACGCGCGGCGCGATCGAAGAAGCGATCGACCGTCTTGAGCAAGACGGCGTGAAAGTCAATCACGCGCACATCCGTCTTCTTCATCCGTTCCCAACGGAGAAAGTGCTGCCGCTTGTCGAATCAGCGAAAAAAGTCGTCGTCGTTGAGCAAAATGCAACAGGCCAACTTGCAAACATTCTTAAAATGAATGTTGGACATGCTGAAAAAATTTCTAGTGTATTGAAATATGACGGTAATCCGTTCTTGCCGAACGAAGTTTATACAAAATGCAAGGAGTTGTTATAA